CCCGATGTCATGGGTGCCCCGAAAAGCGCCCGAAATGTTCCGCCGTCCTCGCGGTCGTGGCTCGGCCACCGTGATGGCCGGCCTCGCGGAGATCACCTGGGTGGTCTTCGGAATCCGGCTGACCGCCGGCCACGTGGTCTACTTCGGATACGGGGCGCGCCGCCCCGGCCGGCCACGGCACAGCCACCACCCGCAGAGAAGTGATCCCACCCGCAGTGCGACTGAACAAGCTCGACGAACGCATCGTGCACGCCCTCGCCGAGGACGCCCGCCGCTCCTTCGCGGACATCGGCTCCGAGGTCGGCCTCTCGGCGCCCGCCGTGAAGCGGCGGGTCGACCGGCTGCGTGCCGAGGGCGCCATCACCGGCTTCACCGTACGGGTGGACCCGGCGGCGCTCGGCTGGGAGACAGAGGGGTTCGTCGAGATCTACTGCCGGCACAAGACCTCGCCCGAGGACATCCGGCGTGGTCTGT
This window of the Streptomyces niveus genome carries:
- a CDS encoding Lrp/AsnC family transcriptional regulator — its product is MRLNKLDERIVHALAEDARRSFADIGSEVGLSAPAVKRRVDRLRAEGAITGFTVRVDPAALGWETEGFVEIYCRHKTSPEDIRRGLSRYPEVVSASTVTGDADAVVQVFASDMRHFERVLEQIAGEPYVERTKSVLVLSPLLRRFSSGAPG